ttttttttgtttttttccagatttccCCCAGGAGCGCTGTCCTGTGGTGCTCGCACCACTGCTGTACCCTGAAAAACGGGACATTCTCATGGACAGGATCCTACCAGACTCGGGGGAGTTAGCTAAGACCATAATGGAGAGTTCTCTAGCAGACTTCATTCAAGAAGTTGGCTATGGCTTCTGTGCAAggtgacattttaaaatcattctCAGTGCCAATGTGTAGTCCTGTGCATTCACACCAAACCAAACGAGACTTGGAACATATGGAGGAAAAACATTTAGTTCACAAATATCAATGTATATTCAGACATTGaagtttgttttgcttctcGATATAATAGTGATGTTAATTGAACCGCAACTGCCGGATCAACTTGACTGATCTGTCGTCATGTGTGTTGTCTTGTTCTCTGCAGTCTGGATGAGTGCAGAAACATAATCCACCAGTATGGGGTGAGAGAGGTGACTGCCAGCCAGGTCGCCAGAGTCCTGGGCATGATGGCTCGGACCCACTCTGGCCTAACTGATGGCATTCCATTGCAGGTGAGGCTTGGCAAGGTTGTACAACCAGAattgctttctgtttatttcagattttaataAATGGATGcctttttcttctgcagtccATCTCTGCTCCAGGAAGTGGGATCTGGAGTGACGGTAAAGACAAGAACGATGGTTCGCAGGCGCACACATGGAACGTTGAGGTTCTCATCGATGTTGTCAAAGAAGTGGTGAGTGAACAGTTAAATGTAGTGTCACTTTTTCGTAATGTTACTTTTTCCATCCGGCCGTTGACAAGTCTGAGCAAATCTGGTCAGATCAAATGCACCAATCTGTATGTTCTGTGTCAtattcacacaaacaaatgcacaacATAGCCTTTCACAAATATAATGCCAAATATTGGAGGAGTCTGTTTTGTATCATACTCCATtaattaatgcttttttttttttcctctctacaTTTTAGAATCCAAACTTGAACTTCAAAGAGGTGACCTACGAACTGGACCACCCAGGATTTCTAATCCGGGACAGCAAAGGCCTGCACATCGTGGTGTATGGTATCCAGAGGGGGCTGGGAATGGAAGTGTTTCCTGTTGATCTCATCTACCGACCGTGGAAACATGCTGAGGGACAGGTAACTGACCAAAAGTTACAATGTCTCTTTTGAGAAGTTTTATGGCAAGATTGGATGTCTgatctccttttttctttttccagttgTCCTTCATTCAGCACTCTCTGATGAACCTAGATGTGTTTTGCTTTGCTGACTTCGCTTGTCACACTGTGGCCATTGACATTCTTAAGGCCCCACCAGAGGATGACAACAGGGAGATTGCCACATGGTATGCAGACTGACCACTTAAgaaacttcattttcatttaagtTATGCGACTGGTGGCACACTTTACCTGTGATGGCCTCATCAATTCAGGCGTCACTGTCTTTGCTGAAACTGAGTGGAAATCTTCCTGATGCTCGAATATGTTTTAAACGGAGTCTCTCGAATCCATCGCAGGAAAAGTCTTGACCTCGTGGAGAGTTTGCTCAGGCTGTCGGAGGTTGGCCAGTACGAACAGGTGAAGCAGTTGTTCAGCTTCCCAATCAAGCACTGCCCGGACATGCTGGTGCTGGCGCTACTGCAGATCTCCACCTCTTGGCACACTCTGCGTCATGAGCTCATCTCTTCCCTGATGCCCATCTTCCTGGGCAACCACCCCAACTCTGCCATCATTCTGCACTATGCTTGGCATGGACAGGTTTGTGTTTCTGGATTCCAACCAGTGTaccataatttttttttttctcaacatattaaatattattagcTCTTAATTTGTTTAGTATTTATCTCTTTGACCATTGTTGCATCCTTGCGAAAGTCTTTCTTaaacctttgttttcctgttcagGGACAGTCTCCCTCCATCCGTCAGCTCATTATGCATTCGATGGCTGAGTGGTACATGAGAGGAGAGCAGTATGACCAGGCCAAGCTATCTCGCATCCTGGACGTTGCCCAGGATTTGAAGGTTTGCTTTGATAAATACtttcaaaacaaagctgaaatatttttatattttaatgtatAGTTTTTAAGAGATTGCAGTAGAAAGTTCCAACTAAATAACAGgggaaaatattttattaaagcACACAAGTTGTTGCTGTTATAGAGGCTTGATAGAGCTTAAAGCGAGTTGTTAAATCCATCTCCAATGTATTCAGTGtaactttttctttccctccctctctagTCTCTATCGATGCTGCTGAATGGTACTCCATTTGCCTTTGTTATTGACCTTGCTGCACTTGCCTCTCGCCGTGAATACCTCAAACTTGATAAATGGCTGACTGACAAAATCAGAGAACATGGAGTAAGTCTGTAAATTTGTCAGGTCCCAGTTCATCTTTGATCTTCTGTTTGCATTATTTTGGAGTTCATTTATCGTGTTGTGTTCTGTCAGGAACCTTTCATCCAGGCGTGTGTGACGTTTCTGAAGAGGCGATGTCCATCCATAATGGGCGGCCTGGCTCCTGACAAGGACCAGCCCAAAAGCGCCCAGCTTCCCCCAGAAACTTTAGCCACCATGCTGGCCTGCTTGCAGTCCTGTGCTGGGTGAGAGTCTGTTTATCTGTTTCAATGTCCTTCCTTTAAAGTGGCTACTGAGATATTGAACGTCCCATCTTTGTGGGTTGGATTCTTGTGGCATATGTGGCTTATAGAGTAAAGAGATGGTTGATGTATATCTCAATTATTTATGAAGagatttatcatttaaaatgtgtctgtcCTCAGGAGCGTGTCTCAGGAGTTGTCGGAGACCATCTTGACTATGGTTGCCAACTGCAGCAACGTCATGAACAAAGCCCGTCAGCCACCACCAGGGGTCATGCCAAAGGGGCGTGCCCCGAGCACCAGCAGCCTGGACGCCATTTCCCCGGTACAGGTATCCTCACAAACGCCTCAATGTACTTCTGCTTGCAAACTTCTAAATGGCTTTTGACGTTTACATTAACAAAAAGCTTGCTATAAAATAAGGTACACTGATTTCTCCTGCTGTTCTAGATGGACCCTCTGACTGGCATGGGATCGTTGAACCTCGGAGGAACAGCCACCTCACACACTCAAAGCATGCAAGGTTTTCCAACCTCTCTAAGTTCAGCTTTCAGTAACCCCCAGTCGCCAGCAAAAGCCTTCCCACCACTCACCAATCCCAACTCCAGCACACCGTTCGGGGGTATTGGCAGCCTCGCCTCGCAGCTCCCCGGTATGGACACTGGTACTATgctatttcatttcttttcattacaAATGCATTTACACTCATTTTACTAGCTGTATGTAGTTCAGGAGGTAGAGCAAGTTGTCTTCAGCACCTCCAGGTTAGTGGTTCACGTTGCTCCAGTCTTTAAGTTTTTCTTGGGCATCACAGATCAAACTGTGTTTTCCACATATTTAGCATAAAGGATGAAATAAAGATGCATGTTTAGTCGATAGTACTTGCTCATATTAAgctaaatttatttaaaaaaagaaagtagttCAGAGTCGAATCAAAGTGCATTGAAATGAaggagttgttgttgttacttCCAGGTCCATTGGGCTCGGGTATTGGTTCTGGTATCGGGTCTAGTCTGGGGATGCCAACCGTGAGCACGGACCCTTTTGGTACCAGGAAGATGAGCACACCAGGCCTGAACCCGCCGACTTTTCAGCAGAGTAAGATGAAGGCCTGtaagtggtggtggtggtagtggtgtGACTGAGAGCCCCGCCCTGCGCTGCTCAGCACTGTATTTCCTCTGAGCTGACAatgattcatttcatttatttctcatGCAATAACAGCGCAACATCAAAACCTAGAACGGTACAAGATCTTTCAAAGATGATACAATTTTAATCTTCTGATTGAAATAATTCAAATCATTCAGCTAAACAGAGGAAATACAGATCAGTCTTCCATTCCTCGTCTGCTTCTGCTGACAACCCCACTTTAATGTTATTGGTCTACTTTTAATCATCAAAAACAAGTCTTACGAAAGAATAACACCCTCGTTTGTGTCCGTGCCATGTGTTAATGGAAAGTTTTATGAAAAATGCCTGATCTTATCAGCACAACCTTTCAACCCTACTTTAAATTCACATATTTGCATTTGAAAGAAACACGTTGAAGTAAAGATTACCAAAGTCCATTCAATGTTTCCCAGTCATTGTTAACCATCCCATTGACACAAGTTCTTCTTTGGGTGGCGAAAAATGGTTAATTTGCATGTAGGGATGAAGCTCAAACAGTCTGGACCTTGATTTGTAAGACTTCTCTTTGATGCTGACTCTTAAATCATGACACGCTGTTGAATTGAACCACTTGGCTTATGCTTCATAGCATATGGTGTTGAATTGAAATGCAAAATCCTGATGACGCTTCACTCTTTGCCCAGCTGACCTTTCTCAGGTGTGGCCAGAGGCAAACCAGCACTTTAGTAAGGAGATCGACGACGAAGCCAACAGTTACTTCCAGCGAATCTACAACCACCCACCTCACCCAACTATGTCTGTAGATGAAGTGAGTCATGgcatgttatttttattttaaaaaaaattcaaatgtgtTGATTTGTACTTGTGCTATATCAAATGGTATTTAttcttgtttcattttgttcgCTTCTAGGTACTCGAGATGCTTCAGCGGTTCAAGGATTCAACCATCAAGCGAGAGCGAGAAGTGTTCAACTGCATGCTTCGCAACTTGTTTGAGGAGTACAGATTCTTCCCACAGTACCCAGACAAGGAGCTGCACATCACTGCTTGCCTCTTTGGCGGCATCATCGAGAAGGGCCTTGTTACCTACATGGCCCTGGGCTTGGCCCTCCGATATGTTCTTGAAGCCTTAAGAAAACCATTCGGATCCAAAATGTATTACTTCGGAATTGCTGCCCTAGATAGGTTCAAAAATAGGTATTGATATGTTTTGTGTCCTAAAATTTGTTGGTTACACACTCGGGCTGTAAAATCTGATGCATGTTTTGTGGTTTTAGACTAAAGGATTACCCTCAGTATTGTCAACACCTGGCTTCAATTGCTCACTTCTTGCAATTTCCCCACCATTTACAAGAGGTAATCAGGTTTCCCTAATTTAGCCTTTTCTGCAATTCTGTCCTGTCTGTCCCATCTCTGAATTGCAGAGAGGGTCCAACCCCTTCAGATAGATTAAATCTGCCGCTCTGTACCTTTCAAATATCCTGTGCGTGCAGTATATCGAGTATGGCCAACAGTCACGGGACCCTCCGGTGAAGATGCAGGGATCCATCACCACGCCTGGAAGTCTGGCCCTGGCACAAGTTCAAGCCCAGGCGCAGTCTCAGCAACCCGCCGGCCTCAAACCGCCACAGCCGGGCCAGCCGAGCACCCTCGTCACGACCACCACCACGACGACCACGGCAGCCAAAACCACCACCATCACGAGACCGACGCCCAGCAGCTTCAAGAAGGACGTCCCTGTGAGTTGACTGTTTGAAATTACTGTATCCTGTCTGACTACTTCTGTCAATTCACAGAATTCATCCTTGTTCAATCTATTTGCAGCCCTCTATAAACACTACTAACATCGACACGCTGCTCGTGGCCACTGACCAAACGGAAAGGATCGTAGAGCCTCCAGAGAATGTCCAGGAGAAGATCGCTTTTATCTTCAACAATCTCTCTCAGTCCAACATGACACAGAAGGTACAGGAAGTAACAAAGCCTTATTGTATTTAAGGAAAATTGGTATTGGGTCTTTTTTCTAATTTCCCCTCTTGAATCAGGTTGAGGAGTTGAAGGAGACGGTGAAAGAGGAGTTCATGCCCTGGGTGTCTCAGTACCTGGTGATGAAGCGTGTCAGCATTGAGCCAAACTTCCACAGTCTCTACTCCAACTTCCTGGACACGCTCAAAAATCCTGAGTTTGTCAAGATGGTCCTCAATGAAACTTACCGGAATATCAAGGTAACGATGTGATTCAGGAGTAACTTGAAGGCTGTGAGACAATAGTGTGTAGTTTCTTTCATGTATTTGATGGTCACCAGTTGAATGTTTTAGCATTTTAAATGAGAGCATCTCGTTCCTCTTCAACTTTCCCGCAAAATTTTAGTTCCTGCTTgaacacaaatggaaaaacGATTAGACAAAATTGAAGTTTTTTCTCTCTATATCAGGTTCTTTTGACCTCGGACAAGGCAGCTGCAAATTTCTCGGATCGCTCCCTGCTGAAGAATCTTGGCCACTGGTTGGGCATGATTACACTGGCCAAAAACAAGCCCATCCTCTATACAGTAAGAATTTGACACAAGCTCTTTGATTTTACCGTCAAGttaattgtattttataaatCCTGCATCTTGGTAGTCGGTCAAGTGATTTTTCTCCTTTCCTAGGATCTGGAAGTCAAGTCTCTACTACTGGAAGCGTACGTGAAAGGCCAACAGGAGCTACTTTATGTGGTTCCTTTTGTTGCCAAAGTTTTGGAGTCTAGTCTGCGAAGCATGGTAAGCAGCAAAAGCCTGAATAGCCTTAATCATTTCTTCCCACACTGTTAAAATTGCATGGTGTCAGTAATTTGattctgtcttgtgtttttaGGTATTTCGGCCACAGAATCCTTGGACTATGGCTATCATGAATGTTCTTGCTGAGCTGCATCAGGAACATGACCTCAAGGTAACATTGTTTATCAGTCACAaattgtaaaaaacaaacagtggcTGCAACATCATGATCTCACAGTTAAAATTAAGCTAAACACCTGTAAGAAATTGTTAAACCTAaggtccctttttttttaactgtacaAATATGAGCAACACTcacattcttcttctgtttgctgCAGTTGAATTTGAAGTTTGAGATTGAGGTTCTTTGTAAGAACCTGTCTCTGGACATCAATGACCTGAAGCCGGGAAACCTGTTGAAGGACAAGGAGAAGCTGAAGAGCCTGGAAGAACAGCTGTCTGCACCAAAGAAGGAAGCAAAACCTCCAGAAGAAATGATACCTGCAGGTAGCTACTTCacatttgtatttattcttGCATTTAACATTCTTGAGGACTATTTGacccattttcttttatgaaggAAAATGTAATATGTAAGTATTTATTGTGATTAatatttatgtaatatattttaactgaacagaattttttttatagagAAATATACTCACTAATATGTCACAGCTACCATTTACTCTGAAGATCCCTGTTTCCATTAAAGCAATTTTACTGATTTTGTTGTACATTTGCTGTTTGTATAAATCTGCCTTCTCTTATGATTTTAATCAACTGAACGTTTTGTCGCCAACAGGAGAATTTGTTCCGTTTGCAGCTCCTCCCTCAACCCCAGCTGCTACCACCAACACCTGCACAACCACCGGCCCCCCCACTCCTCAGTTCAGCTACCATGACATCAATGTGTACGCCCTGGCAGGCCTGGCACCACACATCAACATCAACGCCACCGTAAGTGTCAAGAAGTGGCCCGTGCAGCCTTCTCCCCGCTAAAGACCCACACAGCATCAGTGACTTTAATACTCTCACTCTTCGTCCCTTCAGATCCCGCTGCTCCAGGCTCATCCTCAGCTGAAGCAGTGCATTCGGCAAGCAGTAGAGCGAGCTGTGCAGGAGCTGGTCCACCCCGTGGTCGATCGCTCCATCAAAATTGCGATGACGACCTGTGAGCAAATCATCAGGAAGGACTTTGCCCTCGATTCAGAGGAGTCCCGCATGCGCGTGGCTGCCCATCACATGATGAGAAACCTGACGGCCGGCATGGCCATGATCACCTGCCGCGAGCCGCTGCTCGTCAGCATCGCCACCAacctgaagaacagcttcaatGCTGCACTTAGGGTGAGCCTCCCAGCTTTCACCAGAGCTCGTCATGATTTTATGAAGTCGTACATGATGTAGTAACGCAAAAAGACAAGGAGATGAAAACAATACGTATGTAACTTTCACAGGAAAATCTTCTTTCCGTTTGTTTCATGAGTTTTAATTGATTTTCACTCACAGGCACCGACTCCACAACAGAGGGAGATGATGGAGGATGCCGCAAACAGGATTGCACAAGAAAACTGTGAACTGGCTTGCTGTTTCATCCAGAAAACCGCAGTGGAAAAGGCCGGTCCAGAAATGGACAAGAGACTAGCCACGGTGAGACTTGAATCAAATTACAAGTTAGACAGTGTTTAATCTAATTCACTTTCTGGAACATGATCTGTGGCCAGTGTTACTTACACATGTAGAATCCCTAAGCTAGGTCAAATATTAATATTGTAGACTGCAATACTTAATTGTAGATTTGATCGTGGTTTCCAGGCCCAACACTGAGAGCCCGGGCAAATGTAGACAGAAGTGGTTCTGTTCTCATTACAACTACTTAAACATAATGCATGTCACTCTCGAGTGGGCGCTGAGGATCTGCATCACCACGGTGATTTTAGAGTACACCGATACCTCAGATTGATAGGGGGGTGGCTCTTATGAAGCACTGGGCTTTCACGTCTTTGATTTTTGTGGGTGCGTTCTTAAGTGATTGACGTATGTACTACAGTGTATCTTGACCGTTTTCCTGCTTTCAGGAGTTTGAGCTGAGGAAGCATGCACGCCAAGAAGGACGTCGCTATTGTGATCCGGTTGTCCTGACTTACCAAGCCGAACGTATGCCTGAGCAGATCAGACTCAAGGTAGGACCGCAGTCATGGGAGAGAAAACCACTCCTCCAGTACAAATCATGTTTTACGTTTGCCTCACTTACTGATGGTCAGTGGtacaatgcattttttttatttacccagatgttttcctctgtgtaTTTCAGGTGGGAGGAGTGGACCCAAAGCAGCTGGCTGTGTATGAGGAGTTTGCCAGGAACGTTCCAGGATTCTTGCCGAGTAACGATCTTTCCCAGCCCACAGGCTTCTTGGCTCAGCCCATGAAGGTAATCCTCAAATTTTAAACTATTTCTGATAATTTGACCTCCTTAAATTCAGGATCATCAGACCAAAATTGATGAAGTCATAGCAGCATATTTCGTGTGTGTAATTTTTATTTCGTGTTCGTTTTTCAGCAACAGGCATGGGCCACTGATGATGTGGCTCAGATCTACGAGAAGTGCATGGCAGACTTGGAGCAGCATCTTCATGCCATTTCTCCAGGCCATGCCATGAATCCCCTGACCCAGGCCCTGCGCAGCCTGCTCGAAGCTGTGGCTTTAGCCAGGAACTCCAGGGACGGCATTGCTGCGCTCGGTCTCCTGCAGAAGGTAAAGAAAGCGTGCTTTTTAGGCTAATGTCATATCTTTGTGTACAAGgtgatagaaaaacacttttgttCAAAGGTCAGTAATTTTTGCATCTCTACTCTGGACTCTCTGAGATTGTATTTGAACGTTTGCTTTATTGCTTCCCAGGCTGTGGAGGGTCTTCTGGATGCCACGAGTGGAGCAGATGCTGACCTGTTGCTTCGCTATCGGGAATGCCATCTGCTTGTGCTGAAAGCCCTGCAGGACGGACGTGCCTATGGCCCACAGTGGTGCAACAAGCAGATCACCAGGTGAGGAAAGACATCACCTCTTTCTGTCACAgtcttatagttttgaaactgCACAGGGTTCTCTCAGTGATTTTCATGGAAATAGACCAGGGGAGAACTGCGTCTAACTTGCTTAACTGGTTTTTGTTTACAGGTGTCTGATTGAATGCCGAGATGAATATAAATACAACGTGGAGGCCGTGGAGCTTCTGATTAGAAACCATCTTGTGAATATGCAGCAATATGATCTGCACCTTGCACAGGTACAGCTCAGATATTTACTTTACTTATTACTTAAAACATTGGATCTTTATTGACCAAATTTCTTACAATGCTGTTGGTGACATGATCATCTGACTCGGTTTCTCAtaattgtttgtttgcttttccagTCAATGGAAAACGGATTGCACTACATGGCAGTTGCCTTTGCCATGCAGTTGGTCAAGCTGCTGTTGGTCGATGAGCGCAGTGTGAGCCACGTCACAGAAGCTGACCTCTTCCATACCATTGAGACTCTGATGAGAACCTGTGCACACTCCAGAGGCAGCGCGCCCGAGGGGTACGGAATTGATTTTGAGTCTTATTTTACATGCATTGGTTTATGTAAAAAAAGACATGACGTTCACGTGTTCAACTTTTGCCTCCAGACTTCCCCAGCTGATGGATGTTGTACGCTCCAACTACGAAGCCATGATCGACAGGGCCCACGGCGGACCCAACTTCATGATGCACTCCGGGATTTCTCAGGCGTCCGAGTACGACGATCCCCCCGGCCTGAGGGAGAAGGCGGAGTACCTTCTGCGGGAATGGGTCAACCTGTATCACTCGGCGGCAGCGGGAAGAGACAGCACCAAGGCATTCTCTGCCTTTGTTGGCCAGGTTAAAAATGAGTTATCAGTTAAGTCGAGTACCAATAATCGGGAACAATTGGCGCCCTGGTGGTTGCTTGTGTTAACCTCCTTCTCTTTATTCAGATGCATCAGCAGGGCATCCTGAAAACCGACGACTTGATCACACGATTCTTCCGGCTGTGCACAGAAATGTGCGTGGAAATAAGCTACCGAGcacaggctgaacagcagcacAATCCGGCGGCGAGTGCAGCCATCATCAGGGCCAAGTGTTACCACAACCTGGACGCCTTCGTGAGGCTCATTGCCCTCCTGGTCAAACACTCCGGAGAGGCAACCAACACGGTGACAAAAATCAACCTCCTCAACAAGGTGCGGCCACATTCCTGGAGACTGCTCTGAATCACTTTGTGCTAATTTTCTGAGAAATCACAACAAAGATGAATTTCCACTGCTCCATTAAACACTTTTTGGTTTTACAAAGAAACTATTGTAGGACAGTAGTATTGGGTGGTCGGAGGTAGAGAGAGGATGATGATTAAGTGCACCCTGCTCAAGTTTTACAGTTCGTCGTTTGTTTCTCCAGGTGCTCGGTATTGTGGTTGGGGTCCTGATCCAGGACCATGATGTGCGTCAGACGGAGTTCCAGCAGCTGCCATACCACCGGATCTTcatcatgctgctgctggagctcaatGCCCCAGAGCATGTGCTGGAGACCATCAACTTCCAGACCCTCACTGCCTTCTG
Above is a window of Salarias fasciatus chromosome 7, fSalaFa1.1, whole genome shotgun sequence DNA encoding:
- the cnot1 gene encoding CCR4-NOT transcription complex subunit 1 isoform X7 — translated: MNLDSLSLALSQISYLVDNLTKKNYRASQQEIQHIVNRHGPEADRHLLRCLFSHVDFSGDGKSSGKDFHQTQFLIQECVSLISKPNFISTLCYAIDNPLHYQKSLKPSAHLFTQLSKVLKLSKVQEVIFGLALLNSSNADLRGFAAQFIKQKLPDLLRSYVDADLGGNQEGGFQDIAIEALHLLLSHLLFGQKGASGVGQEQIDAFLKTLCRDFPQERCPVVLAPLLYPEKRDILMDRILPDSGELAKTIMESSLADFIQEVGYGFCASLDECRNIIHQYGVREVTASQVARVLGMMARTHSGLTDGIPLQSISAPGSGIWSDGKDKNDGSQAHTWNVEVLIDVVKEVNPNLNFKEVTYELDHPGFLIRDSKGLHIVVYGIQRGLGMEVFPVDLIYRPWKHAEGQLSFIQHSLMNLDVFCFADFACHTVAIDILKAPPEDDNREIATWKSLDLVESLLRLSEVGQYEQVKQLFSFPIKHCPDMLVLALLQISTSWHTLRHELISSLMPIFLGNHPNSAIILHYAWHGQGQSPSIRQLIMHSMAEWYMRGEQYDQAKLSRILDVAQDLKSLSMLLNGTPFAFVIDLAALASRREYLKLDKWLTDKIREHGEPFIQACVTFLKRRCPSIMGGLAPDKDQPKSAQLPPETLATMLACLQSCAGSVSQELSETILTMVANCSNVMNKARQPPPGVMPKGRAPSTSSLDAISPVQMDPLTGMGSLNLGGTATSHTQSMQGFPTSLSSAFSNPQSPAKAFPPLTNPNSSTPFGGIGSLASQLPGMDTGPLGSGIGSGIGSSLGMPTVSTDPFGTRKMSTPGLNPPTFQQSKMKASDLSQVWPEANQHFSKEIDDEANSYFQRIYNHPPHPTMSVDEVLEMLQRFKDSTIKREREVFNCMLRNLFEEYRFFPQYPDKELHITACLFGGIIEKGLVTYMALGLALRYVLEALRKPFGSKMYYFGIAALDRFKNRLKDYPQYCQHLASIAHFLQFPHHLQECVQYIEYGQQSRDPPVKMQGSITTPGSLALAQVQAQAQSQQPAGLKPPQPGQPSTLVTTTTTTTTAAKTTTITRPTPSSFKKDVPPSINTTNIDTLLVATDQTERIVEPPENVQEKIAFIFNNLSQSNMTQKVEELKETVKEEFMPWVSQYLVMKRVSIEPNFHSLYSNFLDTLKNPEFVKMVLNETYRNIKVLLTSDKAAANFSDRSLLKNLGHWLGMITLAKNKPILYTDLEVKSLLLEAYVKGQQELLYVVPFVAKVLESSLRSMVFRPQNPWTMAIMNVLAELHQEHDLKLNLKFEIEVLCKNLSLDINDLKPGNLLKDKEKLKSLEEQLSAPKKEAKPPEEMIPAAPPSTPAATTNTCTTTGPPTPQFSYHDINVYALAGLAPHININATIPLLQAHPQLKQCIRQAVERAVQELVHPVVDRSIKIAMTTCEQIIRKDFALDSEESRMRVAAHHMMRNLTAGMAMITCREPLLVSIATNLKNSFNAALRAPTPQQREMMEDAANRIAQENCELACCFIQKTAVEKAGPEMDKRLATEFELRKHARQEGRRYCDPVVLTYQAERMPEQIRLKVGGVDPKQLAVYEEFARNVPGFLPSNDLSQPTGFLAQPMKQQAWATDDVAQIYEKCMADLEQHLHAISPGHAMNPLTQALRSLLEAVALARNSRDGIAALGLLQKAVEGLLDATSGADADLLLRYRECHLLVLKALQDGRAYGPQWCNKQITRCLIECRDEYKYNVEAVELLIRNHLVNMQQYDLHLAQSMENGLHYMAVAFAMQLVKLLLVDERSVSHVTEADLFHTIETLMRTCAHSRGSAPEGLPQLMDVVRSNYEAMIDRAHGGPNFMMHSGISQASEYDDPPGLREKAEYLLREWVNLYHSAAAGRDSTKAFSAFVGQVKNELSMHQQGILKTDDLITRFFRLCTEMCVEISYRAQAEQQHNPAASAAIIRAKCYHNLDAFVRLIALLVKHSGEATNTVTKINLLNKVLGIVVGVLIQDHDVRQTEFQQLPYHRIFIMLLLELNAPEHVLETINFQTLTAFCNTFHILRPTKAPGFVYAWLELISHRIFIARMLAHTPQQKGWPMYAQLLIDLFKFLAPFLRNVELNKPMQILYKGTLRVLLVLLHDFPEFLCDYHYGFCDVIPPNCIQLRNLILSAFPRNMRLPDPFTPNLKVDMLSEINIAPRILTNFTGVMPSQFKKDLDSYLKTRSPVTFLSELRSNLQVSNEPGNRYNIQLINALVLYVGTQAIAHIHNKGSTPSMSTITHSAHMDIFQNLAVDLDTEGRYLFLNAIANQLRYPNSHTHYFSCTMLYLFAEANTEAIQEQITRVLLERLIVNRPHPWGLLITFIELIKNPAFKFWSHDFVHCAPEIEKLFQSVAQCCMGQKQAQQVMEGTGAS